The following are from one region of the Dreissena polymorpha isolate Duluth1 chromosome 2, UMN_Dpol_1.0, whole genome shotgun sequence genome:
- the LOC127866826 gene encoding uncharacterized protein LOC127866826 — METRNRKRRRPSVKLHQHSSQNLPGTSQQPRQLPSTQMPDQLPPNQQPVQLPPNQQPVQLPLTPSHRLGQWSSNQQSGHQPDQLPLSQQLGDQMQPAASQPDPAVQSVSQVTTVSTRGTSESRIRPAGVFTDDLQQEANRLLDNSLAANTKKAYIVGLERFSEFKRQYGLSDAWPPTVEQVVRFVAWLSLQKLSHKTAKSYLSSIAFHCKLLDVVVHTKKFIVSKMVEGMQKDKKTHDNRLPITLSLLQGIVSKLNIVCSSVYEAKLFTAAFMLAFFGFLRVGEIAVPKKGDSILQAAVLAIEDLQFDHNGVIISIRHSKTDQLGKGVALKITRSNSEFCPVVCLNQYLHVRPQGPGPLFLHFNKQPITRYQFSAILKKTVSLLGLNYGSYKSHSFRIGAATAASQLGYSVEIIKQAGRWASNAYQTYVRPVPVVMPSLINNPY, encoded by the exons aTGGAAACGCGAAACCGGAAAAGGCGCCGTCCGTCGGTCAAACTACACCAGCATTCCAGCCAAAACCTACCTGGCACCAGCCAACAACCCCGTCAGCTGCCTTCCACCCAAATGCCCGATCAGCTGCCTCCCAACCAACAGCCTGTCCAGCTGCCTCCCAACCAACAGCCTGTCCAGCTGCCTCTCACCCCCAGCCATCGACTTGGCCAATGGTCTTCAAACCAACAGTCCGGCCATCAACCCGACCAGCTGCCTCTCAGTCAACAACTGGGCGACCAGATGCAGCCTGCAGCAAGCCAGCCAGATCCGGCTGTTCAATCGG TTTCACAGGTTACAACAGTTAGCACCAGAGGCACAAGCGAGTCCAGAATCCGTCCCGCCGGAGTTTTTACTGATGATCTGCAACAAGAGGCTAATAGATTGCTAGACAATTCCCTTGCTGCTAATACAAAAAAGGCATACATCGTTGGGTTAGAGAGATTCTCTGAGTTTAAAAGGCAATACGGCTTGTCAGATGCCTGGCCGCCTACAGTTGAACAGGTGGTTCGATTTGTAGCATGGCTATCCCTACAGAAACTATCCCACAAAACAGCAAAATCATACTTAAGCTCTATAGCTTTTCATTGCAAGCTGCTTGATGTTGTTGTCCATACCAAAAAgttcattgtttcaaaaatggttGAAGGAATGCAAAAAGATAAGAAAACACACGATAATAGGCTTCCAATTACCCTCTCGTTACTGCAAGGGATAGTAAGCAAACTTAATATTGTGTGTTCCAGTGTCTACGAAGCAAAACTGTTCACTGCAGCTTTTATGCTAGCGTTTTTCGGTTTTCTGAGAGTTGGCGAAATAGCTGTTCCTAAAAAAGGTGATAGTATTTTACAGGCAGCGGTGTTGGCAATAGAAGATTTACAATTTGATCACAATGGGGTAATCATTTCAATCCGGCATTCAAAAACTGATCAGTTGGGCAAAGGGGTAGCGCTCAAAATTACTAGGTCAAACAGTGAATTTTGCCCAGTTGTGTGTCTTAACCAGTATCTTCATGTTCGTCCTCAAGGGCCTGGTCCCTTGTTTTTGCACTTTAACAAACAACCAATTACTCGTTACCAATTTTCTGCTATTCTTAAGAAAACGGTTTCTCTTTTGGGTCTAAATTATGGGTCTTACAAATCCCACTCCTTCAGAATTGGAGCAGCAACTGCAGCTTCCCAACTAGGCTATTCAGTGGAGATCATTAAACAGGCAGGCAGATGGGCTTCCAATGCCTACCAAACATATGTTCGTCCTGTTCCTGTTGTCATGCCCAGCCTAATAAATAACCCCTATTAA